In Leptolyngbya sp. NIES-2104, the genomic window GCTAATCATGAACTCACAGAGATTCGTGAGAAATTTTGATAGTTCAGTGGTTGGGTTCGATCGAGCGATCGACAAACTCATCTCCCGTGTAAAAATCAACTTCCGCGTCACATCCAGCGAAGTAATTACCAAATCATTCCGACTGTTCAATACAATCTCTGCCGCTTCTGGATCAAACCACACATTGAATTCTGCATGAGGCGTAACGTTTCCGGGACAGCGAAACGCACCGCCCATGATGATAATTTCCTTAGCTTTTCTGAGAATGCCGGGATGCTTCTTTTCTGCCGCTGCAAGATTGGTAAGAGGCGCGATCGCAATTACGGTAATTTCTCCTGGCATTGTGTTTAATCGATCGATCAAAATCTCATTCGACGATCGAGCCGTTTCATAGTTGTGAACTGGCTCAGGAAGTTGTGATGACAGATTTCCCATACCATCAGAGCCGTGAATGTGTGAGGCATCTTCTGAAGGGTGTGAAGTTGCAACTCCTCTCCCCACTTCAACCTCTCCCAATCCCCCCAAGCTCAGAATCCGACTCGCACTAGAAAACGTCTTCTCAGTCGAAACATTCCCGCCCGCTGTCGTCACCGCAATCAGTTCTGCTAGTCCCTGTTTCACCAAGCTCTGAAGCCAGAGCAGCGCAAAGACATCATCACCACCCGGATCGGTATCGAGAATAACTTTAGGAATGCTGGAGAATGCAACCATAGTGGTTAAGTTAAGCGAATAATCACCTGAATTCTACGCAATTATTTTTTATTGCGCGATTTCACCTAAAACTCAGGTTTTCTACAGTGCTAGAACAGAGGAATCCAAGTCTTACGGAGATAGCCGATGGCAAAAACAAAAGGTGGTAAAAAGAAGGTTTATGTGCATGAGCACAAAAGAGGAGATAGTACCGTAAAAAAACACTATCGATCAACTTCAAACAAACCTACAAAAAGCTCTTCTTCTCTAGGTGCTGCAATTTTTAAGTTGTTTGGACTGTAACTAACCTGTTCCATACAATTGAATTATAAATCGCTAGGTGGGCACTTCTCGCTCACCTTTTTTAGTAAAAAGTTAATAATTCAAGTGCTGTAACAGCATCTCAGCTACGATGGGTAGAAGAAGAGAAACTCGAATACATGAACGCTCAACCACTTCGCTACAGCAAGGAAGAATTTGCTCAACGCGGCAACGAGATCTACGAGTCTCAAGTACGCCCCCAGATTGAGCAAGGAAACTTTGGCAAAATTGTTGCGATCGACATCGAAACCGGAGCCTTTGAACTTGCAAACGATACAATAACAGCTTCAGATCGATTGCTTGAACAGCATCCGGAAGCCCAGATCTGGTGCGTTCGAGTTGGGCACAAAGGGGTTCATCGCTTTGGCTTCGGTCGTCCGGTTTAACTTTATGATTCATGGAATCGTTGGTCAAAACTGCGAGGCAACAATCCGGTTGATTGTACGGAATGCAGGTTTAACGCAGTTAGTTGAGGCAATTATTGATACAGGATTTACAGGTTTTTTGACTCTGCCTTTGTCGGTTTTGTCTAACCTCAATTTGCAGCCTTACAGACGAGAAGCAGGCACATTAGGTGATGGAAGTACTTGCATTTTTGATGTGTATCGTGGCTCTGTCATTTGGGATGGAGAGTTTCGACAAGTTGATATTAATGCGTCTGAAGCGTCGCCTTTGGTTGGAATGAGTTTACTTTATGGGTATCGAGTGCAATTTGATACGATCGAGGGCGGTGCAGTCACGATTCAGTCTCTGATTAGTCTGAATTAATTCGCAAAAAACCATCTCACAATTTTGTCCACTCTCCCGAATGTTAAGAATCTTGAGAAACCTCAGATCCGTGTCACCCTTCACAGGTACATTCACAAATGGAATCATCTAACGAATAGGAAACTTTTCTTATGACAGGTTCATATGCAGCTTCATATCTGCCTTGGATTCTCATCCCCGTTGTCACCTGGTTAGTGCCAACGGTCGTCTTTGCATTGTTGTTCTTGTACATCGAACGCGAAGATCCGACAGGCATCTAAGCCACAAATTCCAAACGCATTAGCAAACTAAAAGCCGCCCAATCTTGCATCAGGCGGCTTTCTTCATTTGTAACGTTCGACCTACATCGACGAACCCACACTCGTATAGGAACCGTAAAAGAACAGCGCCAATACACCAATTGCGCCCAAGCCAGCGACCGTTGCCACTAACCACAAGGGAATTCTTCCACCAGTTTGCACAGTTTAATCCTCCTAAAAACGCAAGCTAAACGATCGAGAAATTAGTTGAAGAAATAGCTAGAGAACAAAATTCCCAGCGTAAAAA contains:
- a CDS encoding photosystem II reaction center protein J encodes the protein MQTGGRIPLWLVATVAGLGAIGVLALFFYGSYTSVGSSM
- a CDS encoding clan AA aspartic protease, with amino-acid sequence MASVVRFNFMIHGIVGQNCEATIRLIVRNAGLTQLVEAIIDTGFTGFLTLPLSVLSNLNLQPYRREAGTLGDGSTCIFDVYRGSVIWDGEFRQVDINASEASPLVGMSLLYGYRVQFDTIEGGAVTIQSLISLN
- a CDS encoding photosystem I reaction center subunit VIII — protein: MTGSYAASYLPWILIPVVTWLVPTVVFALLFLYIEREDPTGI
- a CDS encoding nucleoside hydrolase — translated: MVAFSSIPKVILDTDPGGDDVFALLWLQSLVKQGLAELIAVTTAGGNVSTEKTFSSASRILSLGGLGEVEVGRGVATSHPSEDASHIHGSDGMGNLSSQLPEPVHNYETARSSNEILIDRLNTMPGEITVIAIAPLTNLAAAEKKHPGILRKAKEIIIMGGAFRCPGNVTPHAEFNVWFDPEAAEIVLNSRNDLVITSLDVTRKLIFTREMSLSIARSNPTTELSKFLTNLCEFMISTALKYRETSGTEGFLVHDAATLGYLFYPETMVWRRARVQIETKEGWTRGQTLIDDRNSAKPLSNAWISTEVDATRFFTSLIEDLKTLNKGSELI